One segment of Streptomyces sp. NA02950 DNA contains the following:
- a CDS encoding DUF2958 domain-containing protein — translation MFHDADPPQHNALPDNYRQRRGHDFYPEPEAIAQIPPLTETEGTPTHELVVHLHYFTVAGSDWFVTELNPRDGMAFGWARINVPYGEWGLFRLPDLANVSSPFLIQRDLYFTPTRVGDIPLINVANRAS, via the coding sequence ATGTTCCACGACGCGGACCCCCCGCAGCACAACGCGCTCCCCGACAACTACCGCCAGCGTCGCGGCCACGACTTCTACCCCGAGCCGGAAGCCATCGCGCAGATTCCGCCGCTGACCGAGACGGAAGGCACGCCCACGCATGAGCTGGTGGTGCACCTGCATTACTTCACCGTCGCCGGTTCGGACTGGTTCGTCACCGAGCTGAACCCGAGGGACGGAATGGCGTTCGGATGGGCGCGGATCAACGTGCCCTACGGGGAATGGGGCCTCTTCCGTCTCCCGGATCTGGCGAACGTCTCCAGCCCGTTCCTCATCCAGCGGGACCTGTACTTCACCCCCACGCGCGTTGGTGACATCCCCCTGATCAACGTCGCGAACCGCGCGAGCTAG
- a CDS encoding DNA polymerase III subunit beta → MVNPVRTPSPSTAERPVRFRARHQDLTTALKLTALAVPARPAVPIAGGIVAQAQGRVVKLRASDQEVAVTVSVPAEPGPSGCSVLDYDELKKVVAAVVKGEPKAAAAETVVTVEDGQLSTPHVSVPLTTYPLEEYASLPPTVPPTVTVAGPEFFGQLARVLPAASTDPTQTTLTMTHFTLSGGVLEVEATDRRRVARAEVAAQPRQTMATEPPRSALIPARVLTAIVKHMGKHTGPIGIGIRADDSNAFISLTMGTTEVTIHCEMRDFLFLNPYFPRESHTALTVNRTAMVNATKKGHALATAKGVAAEYVTVTAQWNADGELTLAPYVGDDEEQARVRGVKVPADITHGRGAHVPGATLTLGTGYLLDALSAFSSDTVTLHLGESENGQFRRPVLFTECDAISGEGYRHLLVPVELH, encoded by the coding sequence ATGGTCAATCCGGTCCGCACACCGTCCCCGTCCACCGCCGAGCGCCCGGTTCGTTTCAGAGCCCGTCATCAGGACCTCACCACCGCGCTGAAACTCACCGCTCTCGCCGTCCCTGCCCGTCCCGCCGTACCGATCGCCGGGGGCATCGTTGCCCAGGCGCAGGGTCGCGTCGTGAAGCTGCGCGCATCCGATCAGGAAGTCGCGGTCACGGTGAGCGTCCCCGCGGAGCCCGGCCCCTCCGGGTGCAGTGTGCTGGACTACGACGAGTTGAAGAAGGTCGTAGCCGCCGTCGTGAAGGGTGAGCCCAAGGCCGCCGCCGCCGAGACCGTCGTCACCGTCGAAGATGGTCAACTGTCAACGCCGCACGTGTCAGTACCGCTCACCACGTACCCGCTGGAGGAGTACGCCAGCCTGCCGCCCACCGTGCCGCCGACCGTCACCGTCGCCGGGCCGGAGTTCTTCGGCCAGCTGGCCCGTGTGCTCCCCGCCGCGAGCACTGACCCGACCCAGACCACGCTGACCATGACGCACTTCACCTTGTCCGGCGGAGTGCTCGAAGTAGAGGCCACCGACCGGCGCCGTGTCGCACGAGCCGAAGTGGCAGCGCAGCCACGACAGACCATGGCCACCGAGCCGCCCCGCAGCGCCCTCATCCCCGCTCGCGTGCTGACCGCAATCGTCAAGCACATGGGCAAGCACACCGGCCCCATCGGAATCGGCATCCGTGCGGACGACTCGAACGCGTTCATCTCCCTGACCATGGGGACAACAGAAGTCACCATCCACTGCGAAATGCGTGACTTCCTCTTCCTCAATCCCTACTTCCCCCGTGAGAGCCACACCGCCCTAACGGTCAACCGCACCGCCATGGTCAACGCCACCAAGAAGGGTCACGCCCTGGCCACAGCGAAAGGCGTGGCCGCCGAGTACGTCACGGTCACGGCACAGTGGAACGCTGACGGCGAACTGACCCTCGCCCCGTACGTCGGCGACGACGAGGAGCAGGCCAGGGTACGCGGCGTGAAGGTACCCGCCGACATCACCCACGGCCGCGGCGCTCACGTTCCCGGAGCCACCCTGACCCTGGGCACCGGCTACTTGCTGGACGCCCTGAGCGCGTTCAGCAGCGACACCGTCACCCTGCACCTTGGCGAGTCCGAGAACGGCCAGTTCCGCCGGCCCGTACTGTTCACCGAATGTGACGCCATCTCCGGCGAGGGATACCGGCACCTGTTGGTCCCTGTCGAGTTGCACTGA
- a CDS encoding DUF6192 family protein: MAARWPKDQRQKGVSFEVHRILASTPDAYELIQHPPADERTGESRWSGDAAKRAAGWPTATPVTVAEKVEAIRDLAQDEQVAALAACELLHRPEVAFRAMRDRQARELVNEAQFDQAEHDEDDDEEDWWDQPEADQDDGVLDPVAIVRGFHRAMEFTDLIGVCQGFVAGASRLVPKLRGREFSESQLDLVARNLEKIRATADWIETAVSTGKVDLDEALAELLRDQ; the protein is encoded by the coding sequence GTGGCCGCGCGATGGCCGAAGGACCAGCGCCAGAAGGGCGTCTCGTTCGAGGTCCACCGGATCTTGGCGTCGACGCCGGACGCGTACGAGCTGATCCAGCATCCGCCGGCCGACGAGCGCACGGGCGAGTCCCGGTGGAGCGGAGACGCGGCGAAGCGGGCGGCGGGCTGGCCCACCGCGACGCCGGTCACGGTCGCGGAAAAGGTCGAGGCCATCCGGGACCTCGCGCAAGACGAGCAGGTCGCGGCGCTGGCTGCGTGTGAACTGCTGCACCGGCCGGAGGTCGCTTTCCGCGCAATGCGGGACCGGCAAGCCCGTGAGCTCGTCAATGAAGCCCAGTTCGACCAGGCTGAGCACGACGAGGACGATGATGAAGAGGACTGGTGGGACCAGCCGGAGGCGGACCAGGACGACGGTGTCCTCGATCCCGTCGCGATCGTGCGGGGCTTCCACCGCGCCATGGAGTTCACCGACCTGATCGGGGTGTGCCAGGGCTTCGTGGCCGGGGCGAGCCGGCTGGTTCCGAAACTACGCGGACGCGAGTTCTCCGAGTCACAACTCGATCTGGTGGCACGGAACTTGGAGAAGATCCGGGCGACCGCGGATTGGATCGAGACCGCGGTCTCCACCGGCAAGGTGGACCTGGACGAGGCCTTGGCTGAACTGCTGCGGGACCAGTAG
- a CDS encoding IS5 family transposase encodes MRERHYPSDTPDAEWAVLEPLLPRPACCRPTGGRPEVHPRRNVVDAIRYVNDNGVKWRSVPVDFGIPWRTLFGFFQRWRASGDLARIHAELHEQVRIHDGLNPRTVAVILDSQSVKGAETVGADTRGFDGHKMINGRKRHLTVDMRGMPLTVMVTEASPHDSVPARDLLFRLSLTHPEVTVVWADSAYGGPLADWARTRLGLTLKAVPRRKDQDGFAVLAKRWRVERAISWVMRARRNVRDYERLISHSEAHITWTTITLMTRRLTQPPRRPRTNSHPVEPEKEACKPMPIRLRTELPRPIRLAPAVLR; translated from the coding sequence GTGCGCGAGCGGCACTACCCCAGCGACACCCCGGACGCCGAATGGGCCGTCCTGGAACCTTTACTGCCCCGGCCGGCGTGCTGCCGACCGACGGGCGGGCGCCCCGAGGTGCACCCGCGCCGCAATGTCGTCGACGCGATTCGCTACGTCAACGACAACGGCGTGAAATGGAGATCCGTGCCGGTCGACTTCGGCATCCCCTGGCGCACCCTGTTCGGGTTCTTCCAGCGGTGGAGAGCCAGCGGGGACCTGGCCCGCATCCACGCCGAGCTGCACGAACAGGTCCGTATCCATGACGGACTCAATCCCCGCACCGTCGCGGTGATCCTGGACTCGCAGTCGGTCAAGGGCGCCGAGACGGTGGGAGCGGATACGCGAGGCTTCGACGGGCACAAGATGATCAATGGGAGGAAGCGCCACCTCACGGTGGACATGCGCGGCATGCCGCTGACCGTGATGGTCACCGAGGCCTCCCCGCACGACAGCGTTCCTGCCCGTGACCTGCTCTTCCGGCTCAGCCTCACCCACCCTGAAGTCACGGTCGTCTGGGCTGACTCCGCCTACGGCGGACCTCTCGCCGACTGGGCTCGCACCCGCCTCGGCCTCACCCTCAAGGCGGTGCCCCGCCGAAAAGACCAGGACGGCTTCGCCGTCCTCGCCAAGCGATGGCGAGTGGAACGCGCCATCTCCTGGGTCATGCGAGCCCGCAGAAACGTACGGGACTACGAAAGACTCATCTCACACAGCGAAGCCCACATCACCTGGACCACCATCACCCTCATGACCCGCCGGCTCACCCAGCCACCAAGACGGCCCCGCACCAACTCCCACCCCGTCGAGCCGGAGAAGGAAGCCTGCAAGCCCATGCCCATACGCCTGCGGACAGAGCTGCCCCGGCCGATCCGCCTCGCCCCCGCAGTCCTGCGCTGA
- a CDS encoding PP2C family serine/threonine-protein phosphatase, giving the protein MIAPLWTSSTRTDQGPRLYMADAAHDFEYRAWAVADGIGDDFEPADAAATAADLAPFAAASGGAAYGLAAARSELQDFYRGCPSGQEGDCVMVTAVPMPTSGGWDFAWVGDCRAYVVQHGQLRQVTEDHTEGQKMRNWQDPYWATLAPTFDHVVTRTVLRDDEIASVRVPGPVELVLLCTDGISKVVPHEVIERIVTAPVRPRHMTRALVDAARSRRSTDNIAVTAIAPHTA; this is encoded by the coding sequence ATGATCGCCCCCCTATGGACCTCCTCCACCCGCACCGACCAAGGCCCGCGGTTGTACATGGCCGATGCCGCTCACGACTTTGAGTACCGGGCATGGGCTGTCGCCGACGGGATCGGTGACGACTTCGAGCCCGCCGACGCGGCCGCCACGGCCGCCGACCTCGCCCCCTTCGCGGCAGCTTCCGGCGGCGCCGCCTACGGCTTGGCAGCCGCCCGCAGCGAACTCCAGGACTTCTACCGGGGGTGTCCCAGCGGGCAGGAAGGCGATTGCGTCATGGTCACCGCGGTCCCCATGCCCACCAGCGGCGGATGGGATTTCGCCTGGGTCGGCGACTGCCGCGCCTACGTCGTCCAGCACGGGCAGCTGCGCCAGGTCACCGAGGACCACACCGAAGGCCAGAAGATGAGGAACTGGCAAGACCCCTACTGGGCAACGCTGGCCCCCACCTTTGACCACGTCGTCACGCGCACGGTGCTCCGCGACGATGAGATCGCCTCCGTGCGCGTACCCGGCCCGGTTGAACTCGTCCTGCTGTGCACAGACGGGATCTCCAAGGTCGTACCGCACGAAGTCATCGAGCGGATCGTCACGGCCCCGGTCCGGCCGCGCCACATGACCCGTGCACTGGTCGACGCCGCCCGCTCCCGGAGGAGCACCGACAACATCGCAGTCACCGCCATCGCGCCGCACACCGCGTAA
- a CDS encoding ParB N-terminal domain-containing protein encodes MSTTTAPTVTRTTLPIDQLVPNGAREDIRLDDWLIDSIQANGIRVPLTVVPLGGKDDLYKVLQGDRRLGTAKQLNHTEVPVYIVDPALREAGEDYIDALIENADEGRLALTPLEQATALFNAEEAGMPRAVLAKRTNRSEQEVGHAVTAAGKIGKRTRSALVQADDYEFTMDVLAALAEFDDDPEAVDRLITAHTIGYFAHQVTRERADRETARAREAKRGELAATGVTLIEEDGEWPTGAEYLADLRDADGNDLDPQAHAECPGHAAIWDEDLDDPAAVAYLCADPAAHGHTPRWAVDTDAEETAQSEDGATDGDRPAPPTGPAGPAKDEMPHKLKVEGNAAYRAALKTRREWLRTEFLSRKTAPKVLARFVTSQLLSCPKPVASWTGDVARVALLAELLGEEKTGDAEGRCEWAPANATPGRLMLMNFAVLAACYEKRMDQVQTWRHDRPSWDTDEIRADARVYLEFLGEVGYPLAPIEQAIISGEPYAPQESTALDQDQEDDPDGEPSADQGDADDD; translated from the coding sequence GTGAGCACCACGACAGCCCCCACAGTCACCAGGACCACCCTCCCCATCGACCAGCTGGTGCCCAACGGCGCCCGGGAAGACATCCGGCTCGATGACTGGCTGATCGACTCCATCCAGGCCAACGGCATCAGGGTTCCGCTCACCGTCGTGCCCCTGGGCGGCAAGGACGACCTGTACAAGGTCCTCCAGGGAGACCGTCGGCTCGGCACGGCCAAGCAGCTCAATCACACCGAAGTCCCCGTCTACATCGTGGACCCCGCCCTGCGCGAGGCGGGCGAGGACTACATCGACGCGCTCATCGAGAACGCCGACGAGGGCCGTCTCGCACTCACACCGCTGGAGCAGGCCACCGCGCTGTTCAACGCGGAAGAGGCAGGCATGCCGCGCGCCGTCCTCGCCAAGCGCACCAACCGCTCCGAGCAGGAAGTTGGCCATGCCGTCACGGCAGCGGGGAAGATCGGCAAGCGGACACGATCGGCCCTGGTCCAGGCCGACGACTACGAGTTCACCATGGACGTGCTGGCCGCCCTCGCCGAGTTCGACGATGACCCGGAAGCCGTCGACCGGCTGATCACCGCCCACACCATCGGCTATTTCGCCCACCAGGTCACCCGGGAGCGCGCCGACCGCGAGACGGCCCGCGCACGCGAGGCCAAGCGAGGCGAACTCGCCGCCACAGGAGTGACGCTGATCGAGGAAGACGGCGAGTGGCCGACCGGCGCCGAGTACCTGGCCGACCTCCGCGACGCTGACGGCAACGACCTCGACCCGCAGGCGCACGCCGAGTGCCCTGGGCACGCCGCCATCTGGGATGAGGACCTGGACGATCCGGCAGCGGTCGCCTACCTGTGCGCCGACCCCGCCGCCCACGGGCACACCCCCCGCTGGGCGGTGGACACCGATGCAGAGGAGACGGCACAGAGCGAGGACGGAGCCACCGACGGCGACCGTCCGGCCCCGCCGACCGGGCCCGCCGGGCCCGCGAAGGACGAGATGCCGCACAAGCTCAAGGTCGAGGGCAACGCGGCGTACCGGGCCGCGCTCAAGACCCGGCGCGAGTGGCTGCGCACCGAGTTCCTCTCCCGCAAGACCGCCCCGAAGGTTCTTGCCCGCTTCGTCACCTCCCAGCTGCTCAGCTGCCCCAAGCCCGTCGCGTCCTGGACCGGCGATGTCGCCCGCGTGGCGCTGCTGGCTGAGCTGCTGGGCGAGGAGAAGACCGGGGACGCGGAGGGACGTTGTGAGTGGGCACCGGCCAACGCCACGCCCGGACGCCTGATGCTGATGAACTTCGCCGTTCTGGCCGCCTGCTACGAGAAGCGGATGGACCAGGTGCAGACCTGGCGGCATGACCGGCCCTCGTGGGACACCGACGAGATCCGGGCGGACGCCCGTGTCTACCTGGAGTTCCTGGGCGAGGTGGGGTACCCCCTCGCGCCGATCGAGCAGGCGATCATCAGCGGCGAGCCCTACGCCCCGCAGGAATCCACGGCCCTCGACCAGGACCAGGAGGACGACCCGGACGGCGAGCCCAGCGCCGACCAGGGCGACGCCGACGACGACTGA
- a CDS encoding DNA-processing protein DprA, which produces MHALPAPVGERAARAALAAFHSPESIAAELAEHGPEALWHIRVRHDHTGALSSYRPGPQLDAAQRTAQFVIPGDACWPAALDTLGTSTPLGLWVRGTGDLATLSSRAITVTGNRYATSRGKQRAALMAGTLALAGHTVTASLAHGIDAAAHSGAHLLSAPTLAVVPCGLDLCHPHDQRDLLRATAERGGAVVSVYRPGTTASEVTLRTTAALAAALSAAVVVVESIAHDPAMDSAAAARQLGRPLFAIPPDNDLLDMYATGTAQLLKSGDARPVLTAEQALAALA; this is translated from the coding sequence ATGCATGCTCTTCCCGCACCGGTCGGTGAGCGCGCCGCCCGCGCCGCGCTGGCCGCCTTCCACTCCCCTGAATCCATCGCCGCCGAACTGGCCGAACACGGCCCCGAAGCCCTGTGGCACATCCGGGTCCGCCACGACCACACCGGCGCGCTGTCCAGCTACCGCCCCGGCCCCCAGCTCGATGCCGCCCAGCGCACCGCGCAGTTCGTCATCCCCGGGGACGCCTGCTGGCCGGCCGCCCTCGACACCTTGGGCACCTCCACACCGCTGGGACTGTGGGTACGCGGCACCGGCGATCTGGCCACCCTCTCCAGCCGCGCCATCACCGTCACCGGCAACCGGTACGCCACCAGCCGGGGAAAGCAGCGGGCCGCCCTGATGGCAGGCACCCTGGCCCTCGCCGGACACACGGTCACCGCATCCCTGGCCCACGGCATCGACGCCGCCGCGCACTCCGGTGCACACCTGCTGTCCGCGCCCACCCTCGCCGTCGTGCCGTGCGGACTCGACCTGTGCCACCCTCATGATCAGCGCGACTTGCTGCGCGCCACCGCCGAGCGAGGCGGCGCCGTGGTGAGCGTGTACCGGCCGGGCACAACCGCCAGCGAGGTCACGCTGCGCACCACCGCCGCGCTGGCCGCCGCACTGTCGGCCGCCGTGGTCGTGGTCGAATCCATCGCCCATGACCCGGCCATGGACAGCGCGGCCGCTGCCCGCCAGCTCGGGCGCCCGCTGTTCGCCATCCCCCCGGATAACGACCTGTTGGACATGTATGCCACGGGCACGGCCCAGCTGCTCAAGAGCGGTGACGCCCGCCCTGTGCTCACCGCGGAGCAGGCTCTGGCCGCGCTCGCCTGA
- a CDS encoding phosphoadenosine phosphosulfate reductase, translating to MNTLFDLPPPRSTVTRAWTPALRDYDLIAFSDSSGKDSHAALAVTTEGARADGVLDRVFTFHASLGPLEWPSVTFQGRRYPSSGELAALHSTAYGIPAERHIEVQRTVKDAAGELVPYSLLTFIAERGMWPVQGDAQFCTGDWKTKRIFAAWTPLVRQMRPGLGRPVRILNVLGLRAEESPQRSKRPPYRNILRNGNRHVDEWLPIRDWSIQDVRRLCDASGIPHHWTYDSVPGAGDWGGSSRCSCSLCIMGSLNDLILAARRRPRLTALYAEVERVRGHHFRRDLSIAALVELAKRPGGPAPGVVLPDDGPEFDALEDTVRAALTEPPRRKLKTMPNAPRQLDLLDFGTCSGCGL from the coding sequence ATGAACACACTGTTCGATCTGCCGCCGCCCAGGAGCACCGTCACCCGCGCCTGGACCCCGGCCCTGCGCGACTATGACCTGATTGCCTTCAGCGATTCCAGCGGCAAGGACTCCCATGCTGCTCTCGCGGTCACCACCGAGGGGGCCCGGGCCGACGGAGTGCTTGACCGGGTGTTCACCTTCCACGCCAGCCTGGGGCCCCTCGAATGGCCCTCGGTGACATTCCAGGGACGGCGGTACCCCAGCTCCGGCGAACTCGCCGCACTGCACAGCACCGCGTACGGGATCCCGGCCGAACGGCACATCGAGGTGCAGCGCACCGTGAAGGACGCGGCCGGGGAACTCGTGCCGTACAGCCTGCTCACGTTCATCGCTGAGCGCGGCATGTGGCCGGTCCAGGGCGACGCGCAGTTCTGCACGGGCGACTGGAAGACCAAACGGATCTTCGCCGCGTGGACACCGCTGGTGCGCCAGATGCGGCCGGGCCTCGGCCGCCCGGTGCGCATCCTGAACGTCCTCGGGCTGCGCGCCGAGGAGAGTCCCCAGCGGTCCAAGAGGCCGCCCTACCGCAACATCCTGCGCAACGGCAACCGGCACGTGGACGAGTGGCTGCCGATCCGGGACTGGTCCATCCAGGACGTCCGCCGCCTCTGCGACGCCTCCGGCATCCCCCACCACTGGACGTACGACTCGGTGCCCGGAGCGGGAGACTGGGGCGGTTCCTCTCGGTGCAGTTGCTCCTTGTGCATCATGGGCAGCCTCAACGACCTCATCCTGGCCGCACGCAGGCGCCCGCGGCTCACTGCGCTGTATGCCGAGGTCGAGCGGGTCCGCGGGCACCACTTCCGCCGGGATCTGTCCATCGCCGCGCTGGTCGAACTGGCGAAGCGGCCGGGTGGGCCGGCACCCGGGGTCGTCCTCCCCGACGACGGGCCGGAGTTCGACGCCCTGGAAGACACCGTCCGTGCTGCCCTCACCGAGCCGCCCCGCCGGAAGCTCAAGACCATGCCGAACGCCCCCCGACAACTCGACCTGCTGGACTTCGGCACCTGCTCCGGATGCGGACTGTGA
- a CDS encoding DNA cytosine methyltransferase, translated as MAFFVPCLSRSDLDFTDLFCGAGGSSTGLVDAGYILRLAANHDPVAIRTHMANHPMAEHICENLNTYEKRRLPRTRVLWGSPICTEIAPCGGRKRTRGQTALDIDGVARAETYERTRATALDIIAAADVHRYDAVLCENVLEFATDWELFDWWLNGMAILGYNHQIVCASSAHLGGVDNPLAPQLRDRLYVCFTREGIPLPDLEVRPEAICPECGPVQARQVWRNPRRRKIGKWGVQYDYRCPNRACGHLILEPTTRPVAEVIDWSRPGRRVGDGRPDRKKFTPYAPSTQARIALGLRMFGTDPHVAMLRRNGTAVPVTGPVPTLNAQGRHHALVIPNGRKGLPRTTSEPLTTIATKQHHSLVRPAPAVEDCTIRMFIPSELMAVQRFPSDYTVHGNQTEQILQAGNAVSVNAAHWLGERLLPCLA; from the coding sequence GTGGCGTTCTTCGTGCCGTGCCTCAGCAGGAGCGATCTGGACTTCACCGATCTGTTCTGCGGAGCCGGTGGCAGCTCCACGGGTTTGGTCGACGCCGGATACATCCTGCGGCTGGCCGCCAACCACGACCCGGTTGCCATCCGCACGCACATGGCCAACCACCCGATGGCCGAGCACATCTGTGAAAACCTCAACACCTACGAAAAGCGCCGCCTCCCGCGCACGCGAGTGCTGTGGGGCTCGCCGATCTGCACGGAGATCGCCCCGTGCGGCGGCCGCAAGCGCACCCGAGGGCAGACCGCCCTCGACATCGACGGTGTAGCCAGGGCCGAGACCTACGAGCGCACCCGGGCCACCGCTCTGGACATCATCGCCGCGGCCGACGTGCACCGCTACGACGCGGTGCTGTGCGAGAACGTCCTGGAGTTCGCGACCGACTGGGAGCTGTTCGACTGGTGGCTGAACGGCATGGCGATCCTGGGCTACAACCACCAGATCGTTTGCGCCTCCTCCGCTCACCTCGGCGGTGTGGACAACCCGCTCGCGCCGCAGCTCCGCGACCGCCTCTACGTCTGCTTCACCCGAGAGGGCATCCCGCTTCCCGACCTCGAGGTCCGCCCGGAGGCCATCTGCCCCGAGTGCGGGCCCGTCCAGGCCCGGCAGGTCTGGCGCAACCCGCGCCGCCGGAAGATCGGCAAGTGGGGCGTTCAGTACGACTACAGGTGCCCCAACCGAGCGTGTGGCCACCTGATCCTGGAGCCGACGACCCGGCCGGTGGCCGAGGTCATCGACTGGAGCCGCCCCGGCCGCCGAGTCGGCGATGGCCGTCCCGACCGCAAGAAGTTCACCCCCTACGCCCCGTCCACCCAAGCCCGCATCGCCCTCGGCCTCCGGATGTTCGGTACGGACCCGCACGTGGCCATGCTCCGGCGCAACGGCACCGCGGTTCCCGTCACCGGCCCCGTGCCGACGCTGAATGCCCAGGGGCGTCACCACGCGTTGGTCATCCCCAACGGCCGCAAAGGGCTCCCGCGTACGACCAGCGAACCGCTCACGACGATCGCCACCAAGCAGCACCACTCCCTGGTGCGTCCCGCCCCGGCCGTCGAAGACTGCACGATCCGCATGTTCATCCCGAGCGAGCTGATGGCCGTGCAGCGATTCCCCAGCGACTACACCGTGCACGGGAATCAGACCGAGCAGATCCTCCAGGCAGGCAACGCCGTCAGTGTCAACGCCGCGCACTGGCTCGGCGAACGCCTTCTTCCCTGCCTCGCCTGA
- a CDS encoding conjugal transfer protein: protein MPVFPRRQASLEPGGPPSQTAGVSVRLLRARRWVRLGRVAVWGALAAGPAALVIAAASPEPGPVVQKTASAPRPVRSTADPSGYAELFVTLWLRSDSRSEERAEVRRLRAMAPGVDLPEPREGAQPDVDRVVAVRSARLSGGAWSVTVAAQSGGQVRYFAVPLVASGRSDAGAFVVTAGPARVAGPSAGRAPESAYRVTVPEGSALSSTVSEFLSAYLAGVGETERYLAPGVRLAPVSGPGYQRVEVEEVSADDAVAKGPVAKEGTVVRVQVGLRAVDALASWPLVYSLRVSARDGRWEIASLDAESAGRGHRAWGAAWDQPTAAGTDQRTAGGAL from the coding sequence ATGCCTGTATTCCCACGCCGTCAGGCGTCGTTGGAGCCCGGAGGTCCGCCTTCGCAGACGGCGGGTGTCTCGGTGCGGCTGCTGCGCGCCCGTCGGTGGGTCCGGCTGGGCCGGGTGGCCGTCTGGGGGGCGCTGGCAGCGGGACCGGCCGCGCTGGTGATCGCAGCGGCCTCGCCCGAGCCGGGGCCGGTGGTTCAGAAGACTGCGTCGGCACCGCGGCCGGTGCGGTCCACCGCCGACCCCTCGGGGTATGCCGAGCTGTTCGTGACGCTGTGGCTGCGCAGTGACAGCCGCAGCGAGGAGCGGGCGGAGGTGCGCAGGCTTCGTGCGATGGCGCCGGGGGTCGATCTTCCGGAGCCGCGTGAGGGTGCGCAGCCGGATGTGGATCGGGTGGTGGCGGTGCGCAGTGCGCGGCTGTCTGGTGGGGCGTGGTCGGTGACGGTGGCTGCGCAGTCCGGTGGGCAGGTGCGGTACTTCGCGGTGCCGCTGGTGGCCTCGGGCCGCTCGGATGCGGGCGCGTTCGTGGTGACGGCTGGACCGGCTCGGGTCGCCGGGCCGTCGGCGGGGCGGGCGCCGGAGTCTGCGTATCGGGTGACGGTGCCGGAGGGCAGTGCGCTGTCGTCGACGGTGTCGGAGTTCCTCTCGGCGTATCTGGCCGGGGTGGGTGAGACGGAGCGGTATCTGGCGCCCGGGGTGCGGCTGGCACCGGTGAGCGGTCCCGGGTATCAGCGGGTGGAGGTCGAGGAGGTCTCGGCCGATGACGCTGTCGCCAAGGGCCCGGTGGCCAAGGAGGGCACAGTGGTCCGGGTCCAGGTGGGACTTCGGGCCGTGGACGCGTTGGCCAGCTGGCCGCTGGTCTACAGCCTGCGGGTGTCAGCCCGGGACGGCCGCTGGGAGATCGCGTCGCTGGACGCCGAGTCCGCCGGGCGGGGGCACCGCGCTTGGGGCGCCGCATGGGACCAGCCGACGGCGGCGGGCACGGACCAGCGGACCGCTGGGGGTGCGCTGTGA